The genomic window CTTCCATTCCCCGAGATCGGACAGGGCATGGCGCAACTGGGGAACCGCCTTTTCCTGCACAAGCGCCTCCACCTCCTGGCCCTGATTGAACTGGAGGTAAAGACCTACCTCCTGACCGACCCCTCAACACGTTTTGCGAAAATCCAGGACAATCTTTCTGGACATGGTCTCCTCGTCTTTTCCTAGAGCATATGAAAATCGGTAAAAAAGGGATTGTTCTCCCGGGCGTCACGCACATCGGTTTGGGGTCCGTGCCCCGGATAGATGATGGTTTCCTCGGGCAGCACAAGGATCTGTGAACAGGCAGACTCCTTGAGCACCTTTTCATCCCCGCCAGGAAAATCCGTTCGTCCCACAGAGCGGTAGAAGATGAGGTCACCGCAAAACACCGCACCGAGTACGGGAAAATACAGGGACAAACTGCCCGGACTGTGCCCCGGAGTTGCCAGCACGTGGCATGTCTCGCCCACAAAAGTATGTGTGCCCGGTGTCAGAGGCGTGAAAGAAAAGGACGGCGTCTTGGGAAATCCCATGAACCCACCGGAACCCAGCTCACTGGACAACAAGGGCCTGTCGGCTTCACCTGCCAGAATTTCGGCTCCCGTGGCATCCGAGAGGGCGGCATTGCCCCCGATATGATCGAAATGCAGATGCGTGTTCAGGATATGGGTCAAGGTGAGTCCTTGGGAGCGCAACACGGCGAGCACCTCGGCAGGATCGCCTCCCGGATCAATGACCACGGCCTCTTTGGCGTCATTATAAACAAGGTAGCAATTGGTTTCCAGGGGACCAAGCTGAAAAATGTTGACGTACAGCACGTAACCTCGCAGGGGTTGAACATGAACCGGAAACAGGGCGGTCCATGATGGACCGGTGCCCATGCAATGCCAGCGGACAAAGCCCTCGTCTACCCCATATCCCTTCAGGAGAAAAGAGGGCAGTCACCCTCCCAACCGGCCGAAAAAACACAAAGACTGGACAAAGGCAGTTGCCTGGGGCAAAAACATCACCTGATTCTACGAGGTATCCTTGCGCTACCGGTGCGGCTACCAGCCAAAACCTTACTCCCTGCACCTTTGCACGGAACAGGGATAGCTCACAAGCCCTGGCGGACCCTGGCCGATGTCACCTTGTCCGTCATCCCGGGAAACCAAGGCACCCATGCCTTGCCCTTGAAATTTTCACTATCCTTTTTCTTGTATCCTCTTTGCCATGCATCTGCCCACCATCTTTTTGCCCTGGGATCGATCGCCCCTGACGGGCAAAGACCTCATCGCGTACGAACCCCAGCTTGCAAGCTGCTTCAAGCGATGCTTTGCCTTCCAGACCCATGCCCTGCGATTCCCCACGTCCATTCCCGGCTCCATGCTCCCCGAAAAGGAAGGCATGGCCCTGCGTGCATTCATGGAACATGACAGGGTACACATCCCCCTGCAAGCGGACGACAGACTCCTGGGGATTTTTGTGGCCGGAGGCATTGACGAAAAGGATCTGACCCCTCTGCTGGCCACACTGCCGAACATTGCAGCCATGGCGCTGGAAACGGTTCGTCTTTATAAAGCCACGCTCACCGATCCCCTGACCGGTCTGTACAACCACTTCTTTCTCCAGGCCCTTTTGGAGACCGAGATCGCCACCATTCTCTCGTCCATCCTCCCGGGACCTGATTCCAGTGCAGACACGGAATATCGGGGCTGTTTCGGACTCATTCATCTGGACATGGACCGATTTGCCGTGATCAATTCGCGATTCGGCCATTGTTTCGGCGACAAGCTCCTGGGCAAGGTCGGCAGGGCCTTGCAGGCCCAATGTCCAAGTCAGGCCCACGTGTGCCGGACAACAGGCGCAGCCTTTATCGTGTTCTGGCCGCAAGGCACCCCCACCCGATGCAAGAACCTGGCGCACAAGCTGGTGGAAACAATCGCCAGCCTTCCCCTGGAAGGCCCCATCTCACGGGAGACCTTCACCCTTACGGGCAGCGCAGGGGTTGCCACCTATCCAGCGGACATGCAGGGCAACCAGTTCAGGCGCCCGGCCGAAGAGCAGGCCAGAATCATCCTGGAAAAGGCCCACAAAGCGACCCGGTCCGCCAAAATGGCGGGTGGAGATACCATCTTTTCCTACAAGGATATCCTCAAGCAGGGTGCAACCATTCTTGAAACCCTGCCCCTGAACCGGGTCGTGATCAATGCGGGAAACGACCTTGATCTTACCGAGGGGACACGATTTCTTGTCTGGCCCCAGGCAGCTGGCAACCCGTCTGTTCCGGCCAGCAATCAGGACATGCTGTACCCGGACATGTACAAGGGTGAAATTCTGGTACAGGAAGTCCGGGAACAAACAAGCGTGGGCGAGATCCTGTTTCTCAACGATCCTTCCTGGTCTCCCCGACCCGGGGACAGGCTGAGTCTGGCCGATCACCAGGAACCCCAGACCCTGCCCCGGGAACAGTCCGACAAGGACTCCCCCAAGCAGGACAAGTCGTGCCTTCTCAACCTCAGGGATTTCATCCGGGCCTGGACACGCATACGGACCTCCACATCCGCCTTTGTCATTGCCCTGTGCCAGATGTCGCCTTTGACCGCTTCCTCCGGCGTTCAGGACGGCGGGCCTGAAGAACGCCTTGCCCATGTTCACAAGGCCCTATGTGCCACCTTTCCCGGCGAGCACCTGATGGGCCGATACAGCGCCAACACCCTGATCTGCTGCTTTCCGGACCTTGATGCGGATTCCGCCCTTGCCCAGGGCCAAAAGCTCTGTACCGAATATGGCGAGACAACCCGTATCGACCTGCGCATGGGCATGGCCGGGTACCCCTTTCTGCATTGCGCCAAATCGGAGATTCTGGACAATGCCCGCAAGGCACTGGATCACGCCCTTCTCCTGCCTGCGGCCGGGGCGGTCCTGTTCGATTCCATTTCCCTGACCATCAGTGCCGACCGCATGTTCACCAAGGGTGATTTTTATTCGGCCCTGGAAGAATATCAACGCGCCCTGGTCATTGATCCGGCCAACCTGCTGGCACGCAATTCCCTGGGAATATGCTATGCCAGACTGGGACGTATGGCCGAGGCCAAACAACATTTCAAGACAGTGGTGGAACAGGGGGGCAAGGATCTGATGCCCCTGTACAATTTCGGATGCGCCTGCTTCAAGACCGGCGACCAGCAAGCCGCCCGCAAGGCGTTTGCCGAGTGCCTGACCATTGACCCCTCTCACGTGTACAGCCTGATCCGCCTGGGACAACTGGCCGAAAAGGACGGCGATGTGCAGGCAGCCGAGCATCACTACCTCAAGGCGGGCGAAACCGAACAGGGCAAGGGCATGGCTGCCCGACATCTGGCCAAGCTGGCCATGGACAGGGGGGAGCAGGACAAGGCACGGGAATTTTTGCACCAGGCTCTGGTTTTCGATCCCAACGACGCCTTTGCCCTGAACATGCTGGCCAAACTCTATCTAGACCGGGGCGAGGACCCGGAAATCGCCGAGAACCTGGCCCGTCAAAGTGTACACCTGAGGCCCGACATCCCGGCGATGTGGATCGAAGTAGCCCGTGCCCTGGAAACAAGGGGCAAGAAGGACGAGGCCCGAACCGCCCACTTGCGCAGCCGTTCCAGGCATTGATACCGGTCAACGAACTTTTGGAAAAAAACCATTGACTTCTGTATGCGCTTTCCATAGAAGCATTCGCACTGGACGTTGTTCCAGCATGTTCCCCGGTGGCTCAATCGGCAGAGCGGGTGGCTGTTAACCACTAGGTTGGCGGTTCAAGTCCGTCCCGGGGAGCCAGTAGACCAAGCTCCCATGCATCTCATGTATGGGAGCTTTTTTATGCGCTTTTTCCAAAGGGTTTCTGCGGTTCCCCAAAAGTTTCTTCCCGCGCCTTGCCGGGACGGACATACCCGGCTGCTCCAAAAACAGAGACCGCATGCACGAAAGCAGTGCATGCGGTCTCTTGCGTCAATGCGAAACAACCATCTCCTATGATTCTTGCCGGCGATCTTCCACCCTCTTGGCCTTGCCCTGAGTGCGGGGCAGGCTGTTGCGTTCCACCAATTCCACCCTCGGGGTGATGAGAATTTCGTCCCGGAGCCTGCGGGCAATGGACTGCTGCATATTTTTCAGAACCCGCATATCTTCCACAAAAAACTCTTCCTTGACCTCCACCTTGATGCGCATCTGGTCCAGGAAACCATCCCGTTCCAGAACAATAAGATAGTTCTGCCCCACTTCCGGGATACTCATGAGAACCCGTTCAATCTGCATGGGATAGATGTTGACCCCCTTGAGGATGATCATGTCGTCGGCCCGGCCAAGAATCCGGTCGAGACGGCGATGGGTCCGGCCGCAGGGGCAGTCGCCGGGCAGAAAACGGGTCAGATCCTTGGTCCGGTACCGGATAAGAGGCATGCCCTCCCTGGTAAGCGTGGTCAGGACAAGTTCCCCGATTTCCCCTTCGGGCACGGGTTCCAGGGTTTCTGGATCCAGGATCTCCGCAACATAGGCGTCCTCCCAGATGTGCATGCCGTTTTGCTCCGGGCATTCAAAGGCCACCCCCGGACCGTTCATTTCCGACAGGCCATAGGAATTGTACGCCTTGATGGCATAAAGATCTTCGATACGTCGACGAACAGCTTCCGAGTGGGGTTCCGCGCCAATGATGGCAATGCGCAGATCCAGAGACTTGGGATCCATGCCCATGGACTCGAACACCGTGGCCAGATGCAGCGCATAGGAGGGGATGATATGAATGACCGAGACATGAAAATCATGGAGCAGCTTGATCTGGCGCTTGCTGTTGCCGGCACCGGCTGGAATGGTGCAACAGCCCAGCCGCTCGGCCCCGTAATGAATACCCAGCCCCCCGGTGAACAACCCGTATCCGGACATGTTCTGAAAAACATCTTCAGGTCGGACACCTACGCCATACATACATCTGGCCATGAGATCTGCCCAGGTCTGGAGATCGTTCTTCGTGTAGAACACGCAGGTGGGCGATCCCGTTGTTCCTGAGGAGGCATGCATCCGGTTCATCTTGTCCACGGGCATGGCCAACATGCCGTCAGGATAGTGGTTCCTCAGATCATCCTTGGTGGTGAAGGGAAGTTTGCGGATGTCTTCGACAGAATTGATGTCTGCAATGCGCACCCCGGCTCTGAACAATTGATCCCGGTAAAACCTGGATTTGCTGGCCTGGAAGACAACATTCTTGAGGCGTACCCCCTGAAGGGTGTGGAGGGACTCTCTGTCGAGCAATTCATTCTTGTGGAACACGTCGTTGGTCATGACTCCCTGTCCTTGGCTGCAGGTTCAAGGGTGATTATGTATTTTCCTGAGGCATCTCCTCGGAAGGCGCGATGTCGGCAAGGTTTTCAAAGGCCGTGTATTTGTTCAGATAGGTAAGCTCTACTGTGCCGACCGGACCGTTACGCTGCTTGCCGATGATGATTTCGGCAATCCCCTTTTTGGGATTGTCCTCGGACTTGTTGTAGGCGTCGTCCCTGTAGAGGAAGACAATGACATCAGCATCCTGTTCAATGGCTCCGGATTCACGCAAGTCCGAAAGCATGGGACGTCTGTTGGTCCGTTCCTCAACCTTGCGGTTGAGCTGGGACAAAGCCACCACGGGCACGTGGAGTTCCTTGGCCAACGCCTTGAGGGTTCGGGATATTTCGGAAATTTCCTGTTCGCGGGAATCAATACGGTGACTGGCCTTCATCAGCTGGAGATAATCAACAATGACCAGACCGAGATTCTTTTCCGCCTTGAGGCGACGGCACCGTCCTCGCATTTCCAGGGTGCCAAGGGAGGGGGTGTCATCGATATAAATGGGTGCCTTGGAGAGAACTTCTGCGGATTCATAAAGACGCTTCCAATCCTCGTCGTCCAGAAAACCGCTGCGCAAATGACTCAAATCCACCTTGCCCCAGCAGCAAAGCATGCGCATCATCAGCTGTTCCATGGACATTTCCAGAGAAAAGACAGCCGTAGGCACATCATGCATGACAGCAGCCCGCATGCCCATGTTCAGGGCAAAAGCGGTCTTTCCCATGCTCGGACGCCCGGCAACAATGATCAGATCCGAGGGCTGCAGCCCGGCCGTCATCTCGTCGAACTTGTGATAGCTGGTGGGAACTCCGGTGACCAGTTCCTTTCTCTCCACCCGCTTTTCCAATTCGGAAAACACGTCAGCCACCAGTTCTTTGGCCGACTTGAAAAGGGGTTTGACCTTGGCCTCGGCAATGGAAAAAATTTTCTGTTCAGACTGGTCAAGCAGGGACTCCACATTTTGCGAGGCATCAAAACACTGGGTCAGGATGTCCGTGCTCGCGCCGATCAGCTCTCGCCGCAGGGCCCGTTCCTTGACGATATTGGCATGAAAGAGGGTATTGGCAGCATTGGGCACCGATTCCACAAGCGAGGCCAGATACATGCCGCCGCCCACCTTGTCCAAGGTACCGTTGGATTCGAGATACTCGGTCACCGAAAGCAGATCAATGGGAATGCTCCGACGATAGAGGTCCTGGAATGCGGCAAAGATGATCCTGTGCACCGGAGAATAGAAATCATCCTCGGTAAGGATATCCACCAGGGAATGGAACACCCCATTGCGCAAAAAAACCCCGCCCAGCACGGCCTGTTCGGCCTCCAGATTCTGGGGGGGGAGTTTACGCAAGAGGTCGGCAGAGACCTTATCAAGACCTGCTGCCGACCTCTTTGGTGCGGTATGGGGAGAACCGGCGTTATGCTTCTTCTGAAACTGGCTCAACGGCTGGTTCTTCGGATTCGGGTTCTTCGGATTCGGGTTCATCGGCTTTATGTCCGTGCGGTACAACCGAAACGCTCAATTCCGCTTTGACATCAGGATGCAGTTTGACTTCCAGGGTGTAATCGCCCAAGGCGCGAATGGCATCATCCAACACGATCTTCCGTTTGTCCACTTCGATGCCCATGGCTTCCAGGGCTTCGGCAATATTGGCCGAGCTGACGGAACCATACAGTTTGCCACCTTCGCCCACACGCACGTCAATGACAACCTTGGCCTCTGCCAGTTTGTCGGCAAGTTCCTGGGCGGCAAAACGGATGGCGTCCATTTTTTCCTGCAGCCGTTTGCGTTCGAATTCAAAGGCCTTGATATTGGCCTTGGTGGCCAGCATGGCCAGTCCCTGGGGAATGAGGTAATTGCGGCCATAACCGGGCTTGACAGTGACCAGGTCACCGAGCCTTCCAAGATGATCGATATCTGCTCGCAAGATAAGTTTCATAAGGCAACTCTCCTAAATAGTCCGTTTCTTGACTTCGGAACTATGCGTAGCAGTATAGTACAACAAGGCCATCTGACGGGACTTCTTGATCTCGCGGGTCAGGACCCGCTGATGCTTCGCACATGTGCCGGTGATACGCCGGGCAATGATCTTACCACGATCGGTAATGAAATCCTTGAGGATCTCGGGATGCTTGTAATCCAGGGGCAGTTCCTTGTTCTCACAGAAACGGCAGAACTTTCTCCGGGGTGTAAAACGACGTTTGTAGGCCATGTTATTCTCCCTCCGGCTCATAGGTTTCAGCAAGCTTGACGGTCATAAACTTGAAAATACCGTCGGCAATGCGGATGTTCCGTTCCAATTCGGCAACGGCCTCACCGGGCAGGGCATACTCCAATCGGGTATAGTAGCCACGCATGACCTTCTGGACCGGATACGCCAGATCACGGATGCCCCAATCGTCCACGACCAGGACTTTGCCTCCGTCACGGTCAATGATCCCGGACACGGTGTCCAGGAGCTCCTGCCGTGCTTCGGAACCCAGCTCCGGGCTCATCAGCAACAGGGTCTCATACTTTTGCAACATCGAATAAACCTCCTTGCGGTCTATGGGCCCTTCCTGGCGTTCACGACAACATGACAACCGGAAGAGCAAGGAAAGAGGAGTTTTTATTTTTTTTGGAGGGGGATGTCAATGGATATTCCTGAAAGGCCGCAGTTCACGGTTTGTCTTCCATGAACCATACCTGGCAGTCGGTTGGAGACACCAGACTCACCATGCCCGACCTCCCTGGCATCAGTCCAAACGGGCTTCTTCTACGCAGGTCATGAACAATATTCCCGTTCATTCTGCCCAAGCAGACAAAAGACCTCATACGGAATGGTTCCCCACCAACCGGCCAGTTCCTCGGGAGTAACAGGATGCGCCCCCTCACCGCCGAGCAGATACACCTTGTCGCCGGGAACCACCGACGGAATACGGGTAATGTCCACAGCACTCATCTGCATGCACACCCTGCCCACCAAGGGAGCGCGCTGCCCGTGGACAACCACCTCCGCATGGTTCGACAGGCCACGGGAATAATTGTCCGCATAGCCGGCGGCAACAATGGCCACCCGCATGTCGTGGGGTGCGTAAAAGGTCCGCCCGTAGCTAATGGGTGCACCCTTGACCAGGTCATGCACGGCAACGACCCGGGTGACCACCTCCATGGCCGGTCTGAAACCCTGGGCCCGGCTCTCCCAACGCGTCCCGGCAAAGGGACTGGACCCGTACAGGGTGATGCCGGGCCGCTGGCAATCAAAGGCAAGTTCGGGATACGCCTGGATGGCTGCGGAATTGGCCAGACACCGTTTGAAGGAGAGCCCGCCCGCAGCCAGATCATCACACATGCGGGTAAAGGTTTCCCCCTGCTGGAGCACAAAATCACGGCTCTCGGGATCATCTGCGGTTGCCAGGTGGGAACAAACCATGTGAACCCGGACATACCTTGCGCCTTCCAGCAGGGAACGAACCTGCTGCATATCGCCGGGGCCAAAACCAATGCGCCCCATGCCCGTATCCAGGGCCAGGGCGATATCCAGAACCCTGCTCTGCCTCCTGCCCTCTTCCTCGAGCAACCGAATCTGTTCCCTGCGCCCCACAAAAGGCATGATCTCGTATTCCCACAACAGGGGATACTCTTCAGGGAGCAAAGGACCTAGCAGGGACACGATCTTTCCCTCAAAAGGAGTCAACCGCAGGGCAACGCCCTCGCCCACGGTCCCGACGGCCAGCCCCCGGGCTCCGCACCGGGCCAAAAGAGAAGACACGGGGCCGATACCGTGGCCATAGGCATCCGACTTGACCACCGGGATGGGACACGGTGCCTTGGCTTGTATGAGCCGAAAATTATGCTCCAGAATATTCAGATCAATCCGGGCTCTGACATGGTTGTACCAGATAGTCATATAATGTTTCCATATGGTTATAAATGACGGGCAACATCTTACTGAATGGTGAGGCGGGCGTAATACCCCTGCCGACCCCGGGCCACGAGCAAAATGAGACTGTTTTGCATCCTGTATCTTTTAAAAGCCCGGGCAAAATCCTTGGGCTCATTCACGGGTTGTCCGGCGATTTTGAGAATCACATCACCCCGTTCCAGGCCCAGACGGTCGGCCGGACTGCCGGAGCGAATCCGGGTAACCACCAGCTGCTTGCGCGCGAACCGGGTCCCCACTTCCAGACCCCACACATCATAGGCCAATTGCAGGGCCCGATCGTCTTCGAAAATTTCCGCACGGGCCGTTACGGTTTTTGTCGCTCCCTCGCTGAGGACCTCCAGACGAACATCCTGATCCCGGGTAAAATTCCGCATCAGATCCAGATAGCCCTGCTTGTCCGTCACCGGATTTCTACCGATTTTCAAAAGCACGTCTCCGGGATGCAGTCCCGCACGCTCGGCAGGAGATCCTGCATACACCTCGGAAACAAGCAGTCCGCCAACAGAGGAGAGCCCAAAATACCGGGCAATG from Desulfoplanes formicivorans includes these protein-coding regions:
- the alr gene encoding alanine racemase, which produces MTIWYNHVRARIDLNILEHNFRLIQAKAPCPIPVVKSDAYGHGIGPVSSLLARCGARGLAVGTVGEGVALRLTPFEGKIVSLLGPLLPEEYPLLWEYEIMPFVGRREQIRLLEEEGRRQSRVLDIALALDTGMGRIGFGPGDMQQVRSLLEGARYVRVHMVCSHLATADDPESRDFVLQQGETFTRMCDDLAAGGLSFKRCLANSAAIQAYPELAFDCQRPGITLYGSSPFAGTRWESRAQGFRPAMEVVTRVVAVHDLVKGAPISYGRTFYAPHDMRVAIVAAGYADNYSRGLSNHAEVVVHGQRAPLVGRVCMQMSAVDITRIPSVVPGDKVYLLGGEGAHPVTPEELAGWWGTIPYEVFCLLGQNEREYCS
- the rpsF gene encoding 30S ribosomal protein S6 — translated: MQKYETLLLMSPELGSEARQELLDTVSGIIDRDGGKVLVVDDWGIRDLAYPVQKVMRGYYTRLEYALPGEAVAELERNIRIADGIFKFMTVKLAETYEPEGE
- a CDS encoding phenylacetate--CoA ligase family protein codes for the protein MTNDVFHKNELLDRESLHTLQGVRLKNVVFQASKSRFYRDQLFRAGVRIADINSVEDIRKLPFTTKDDLRNHYPDGMLAMPVDKMNRMHASSGTTGSPTCVFYTKNDLQTWADLMARCMYGVGVRPEDVFQNMSGYGLFTGGLGIHYGAERLGCCTIPAGAGNSKRQIKLLHDFHVSVIHIIPSYALHLATVFESMGMDPKSLDLRIAIIGAEPHSEAVRRRIEDLYAIKAYNSYGLSEMNGPGVAFECPEQNGMHIWEDAYVAEILDPETLEPVPEGEIGELVLTTLTREGMPLIRYRTKDLTRFLPGDCPCGRTHRRLDRILGRADDMIILKGVNIYPMQIERVLMSIPEVGQNYLIVLERDGFLDQMRIKVEVKEEFFVEDMRVLKNMQQSIARRLRDEILITPRVELVERNSLPRTQGKAKRVEDRRQES
- a CDS encoding diguanylate cyclase domain-containing protein, giving the protein MHLPTIFLPWDRSPLTGKDLIAYEPQLASCFKRCFAFQTHALRFPTSIPGSMLPEKEGMALRAFMEHDRVHIPLQADDRLLGIFVAGGIDEKDLTPLLATLPNIAAMALETVRLYKATLTDPLTGLYNHFFLQALLETEIATILSSILPGPDSSADTEYRGCFGLIHLDMDRFAVINSRFGHCFGDKLLGKVGRALQAQCPSQAHVCRTTGAAFIVFWPQGTPTRCKNLAHKLVETIASLPLEGPISRETFTLTGSAGVATYPADMQGNQFRRPAEEQARIILEKAHKATRSAKMAGGDTIFSYKDILKQGATILETLPLNRVVINAGNDLDLTEGTRFLVWPQAAGNPSVPASNQDMLYPDMYKGEILVQEVREQTSVGEILFLNDPSWSPRPGDRLSLADHQEPQTLPREQSDKDSPKQDKSCLLNLRDFIRAWTRIRTSTSAFVIALCQMSPLTASSGVQDGGPEERLAHVHKALCATFPGEHLMGRYSANTLICCFPDLDADSALAQGQKLCTEYGETTRIDLRMGMAGYPFLHCAKSEILDNARKALDHALLLPAAGAVLFDSISLTISADRMFTKGDFYSALEEYQRALVIDPANLLARNSLGICYARLGRMAEAKQHFKTVVEQGGKDLMPLYNFGCACFKTGDQQAARKAFAECLTIDPSHVYSLIRLGQLAEKDGDVQAAEHHYLKAGETEQGKGMAARHLAKLAMDRGEQDKAREFLHQALVFDPNDAFALNMLAKLYLDRGEDPEIAENLARQSVHLRPDIPAMWIEVARALETRGKKDEARTAHLRSRSRH
- the dnaB gene encoding replicative DNA helicase; amino-acid sequence: MRKLPPQNLEAEQAVLGGVFLRNGVFHSLVDILTEDDFYSPVHRIIFAAFQDLYRRSIPIDLLSVTEYLESNGTLDKVGGGMYLASLVESVPNAANTLFHANIVKERALRRELIGASTDILTQCFDASQNVESLLDQSEQKIFSIAEAKVKPLFKSAKELVADVFSELEKRVERKELVTGVPTSYHKFDEMTAGLQPSDLIIVAGRPSMGKTAFALNMGMRAAVMHDVPTAVFSLEMSMEQLMMRMLCCWGKVDLSHLRSGFLDDEDWKRLYESAEVLSKAPIYIDDTPSLGTLEMRGRCRRLKAEKNLGLVIVDYLQLMKASHRIDSREQEISEISRTLKALAKELHVPVVALSQLNRKVEERTNRRPMLSDLRESGAIEQDADVIVFLYRDDAYNKSEDNPKKGIAEIIIGKQRNGPVGTVELTYLNKYTAFENLADIAPSEEMPQENT
- the rplI gene encoding 50S ribosomal protein L9, whose translation is MKLILRADIDHLGRLGDLVTVKPGYGRNYLIPQGLAMLATKANIKAFEFERKRLQEKMDAIRFAAQELADKLAEAKVVIDVRVGEGGKLYGSVSSANIAEALEAMGIEVDKRKIVLDDAIRALGDYTLEVKLHPDVKAELSVSVVPHGHKADEPESEEPESEEPAVEPVSEEA
- the rpsR gene encoding 30S ribosomal protein S18, giving the protein MAYKRRFTPRRKFCRFCENKELPLDYKHPEILKDFITDRGKIIARRITGTCAKHQRVLTREIKKSRQMALLYYTATHSSEVKKRTI
- a CDS encoding MBL fold metallo-hydrolase, translating into MYVNIFQLGPLETNCYLVYNDAKEAVVIDPGGDPAEVLAVLRSQGLTLTHILNTHLHFDHIGGNAALSDATGAEILAGEADRPLLSSELGSGGFMGFPKTPSFSFTPLTPGTHTFVGETCHVLATPGHSPGSLSLYFPVLGAVFCGDLIFYRSVGRTDFPGGDEKVLKESACSQILVLPEETIIYPGHGPQTDVRDARENNPFFTDFHML